Proteins encoded in a region of the Campylobacter sp. MIT 99-7217 genome:
- a CDS encoding CoA-binding protein, with protein sequence MKETILKTAKNIAVIGLSPDESKPSHYVSKYLQEKGFVIYPVYPKFDEILGRRVYRSLEEIKDNIDTVVLFRKGEFASEIYESVLKKGIKNLWLQLGIINDEVALRAKKDGLNFVQNACIMVEHKALMS encoded by the coding sequence ATGAAAGAAACTATACTAAAAACCGCTAAAAATATAGCTGTTATAGGGCTTAGCCCTGATGAGAGTAAGCCAAGCCACTATGTGAGCAAGTATTTGCAAGAAAAAGGCTTTGTGATTTATCCTGTGTATCCTAAATTTGATGAAATTTTAGGACGAAGGGTTTATAGAAGTTTAGAAGAAATCAAAGATAATATCGATACCGTAGTGCTTTTTAGAAAGGGCGAGTTTGCAAGTGAAATTTATGAAAGCGTTTTAAAAAAAGGCATTAAAAATCTTTGGTTGCAACTTGGCATTATAAATGATGAAGTGGCTTTAAGGGCTAAAAAAGACGGATTAAATTTCGTTCAAAATGCTTGCATTATGGTCGAGCATAAAGCCCTTATGAGCTAA
- the trmA gene encoding tRNA (uridine(54)-C5)-methyltransferase TrmA, giving the protein MNLNLLEFKDKISLAKELFTPFFKGEFECFASPLKHFRTRAELSFYHDEKNLNYAMFDKNTKKKYCLESLEFADIKINDLMKRLLKPLNENTNLKEKLFGVEFLATKKELSVTLLYHKNVDLISKDLANLSKNLNLNLIARSRGKKLVFGKENLLQELEILGDFFFYEFNNDCFIQPNTFINEKMISWVLQGIKEDKKADLLELYCGYGNFTLPLARHFNKVLATEISKENIRFALKNCELNSISNINFARLSSAELCEALEKKREFKRLKHLNLDEFDFSHILVDPPRIGLDEQVLRLASRYENIVYISCNPQSLKENLKTLSKSHKIAKFALFDQFALTPHLECGVFLRKITQ; this is encoded by the coding sequence TTGAACCTAAATTTGCTTGAATTTAAAGATAAAATTAGCCTCGCAAAAGAGCTTTTCACACCCTTTTTTAAAGGCGAATTTGAATGCTTTGCTTCGCCTTTAAAACACTTTAGAACAAGGGCTGAACTTAGCTTTTATCATGATGAAAAAAATCTTAATTATGCAATGTTTGATAAAAATACAAAGAAAAAATACTGCCTTGAAAGCTTGGAATTTGCAGATATTAAGATCAATGACTTGATGAAAAGGCTTTTAAAGCCCCTAAATGAAAATACAAATTTAAAAGAAAAGCTCTTTGGCGTGGAGTTTTTAGCCACTAAAAAAGAACTTAGTGTTACCTTGCTTTATCATAAAAATGTCGATTTGATAAGCAAGGATTTAGCAAATTTAAGCAAAAATTTAAACCTTAATCTTATCGCTAGAAGTCGTGGCAAAAAGCTTGTTTTTGGTAAGGAAAATTTGCTTCAAGAGCTTGAAATTTTAGGGGATTTTTTCTTCTATGAGTTTAATAATGATTGTTTTATCCAGCCAAATACCTTTATCAATGAAAAAATGATTTCATGGGTTTTGCAAGGCATTAAAGAGGATAAAAAGGCTGATTTGCTCGAACTTTACTGCGGATACGGCAATTTTACCCTGCCCTTAGCAAGGCATTTTAACAAGGTTTTAGCAACTGAAATTTCAAAAGAAAACATACGCTTTGCACTTAAAAACTGCGAGTTAAATTCTATTTCAAATATCAATTTTGCAAGGCTTTCAAGTGCTGAACTTTGTGAAGCTTTAGAAAAAAAGCGAGAATTTAAGCGTTTGAAGCATTTAAATTTAGATGAGTTTGATTTTTCTCATATCCTAGTTGATCCCCCTAGAATCGGACTTGATGAGCAGGTTTTAAGGCTGGCAAGCAGATATGAAAATATCGTCTATATTTCTTGCAATCCCCAAAGCCTTAAAGAAAATTTAAAAACTCTTAGCAAAAGCCACAAAATCGCTAAATTCGCACTTTTTGATCAATTTGCCCTTACTCCACATCTTGAATGTGGGGTATTTTTAAGAAAAATAACACAATAA